The Mercurialis annua linkage group LG2, ddMerAnnu1.2, whole genome shotgun sequence genome contains a region encoding:
- the LOC126669659 gene encoding stigma-specific STIG1-like protein 1, producing the protein MKLLNIFLILVLIMSLLLSVASLPLEQEQQENQDHDHDHDQDQVQDQDQEEDINNDLAEQSSDEEFSSERIFGRILTQKKIKKTRRMRCNKFPRVCHAKGSPGPHCCKKKCVNVLNDRMNCGACGKKCKYNQSCCNGKCVNPFFSRNHCGGCNNRCNKGQFCAFGLCNYA; encoded by the coding sequence ATGAAACTACTAAATATTTTCTTGATTCTTGTTCTTATAATGTCTCTACTCCTTTCTGTTGCTTCATTACCCCTCGAACAAGAACAACAAGAAAATCAAGATCATGATCATGATCATGATCAAGATCAAGTTCAAGATCAAGATCAAGAAGAAGATATCAACAATGACTTGGCCGAACAATCTTCCGATGAGGAATTTAGTTCTGAACGTATTTTTGGTCGCATTCTTACTcaaaagaaaattaagaaaactCGTCGTATGAGATGCAACAAGTTCCCTAGGGTTTGCCATGCAAAGGGAAGCCCAGGGCCTCATTGCTGCAAGAAGAAGTGCGTAAATGTGTTGAATGATCGCATGAATTGTGGAGCATGTGGGAAGAAGTGCAAATACAATCAGAGTTGCTGTAATGGAAAATGTGTTAATCCATTTTTCAGCAGGAATCATTGCGGAGGCTGCAATAATAGGTGTAACAAAGGACAATTTTGTGCTTTTGGACTTTGCAATTATGCTTAG
- the LOC126668118 gene encoding uncharacterized protein LOC126668118, translated as MNPDRSWMYTRHDRGFLLPDFFPNLEEFVNFAVQHPECMSGEEIKCPCSRTKCRNTNFRDVEVVKLHVLQSGFVPDYYVWIHHGEVNVPPVVQQPANEYDYYNAGGGDLNYGQRMVIDAAGPEVFEEETPNDEARKFFDMMSAAEEEIWPGNSKHSPLSASVEILDIKCRHQGSISLIDDTCRLIQELLPENNKMPKNFANIKKLVKGLGLPVEVIDCCFHNCMIYWGADEDLTHCKVCTFPRWKPVTKSNSAKRRANVPYKKMFYFPLTPRLQRLYASKATAKHMTWHAEHEMEDEKMCHPSDSPAWKRFSELHTDFADETRNIRLGLCTDGFQPFGSFGKNYSSWPVIVTPYNLPPGMCMKDEFMFLTILVPGPGNPKNHMDIFLQPLIAELNQLWESGIRTYDIQKRQNFQMRAALMWTINDFPAYSMLSGWSTSGRLACPHCMENTEAFTLPESGKQSWFDCHRKFLPTGHHFRRNVTEFRKGKQVRHQFGGVRTGDEVLAEVDGLGFKRAYENDAKATNDELSKGRGWNRKSIFWDLPYWRTNVIRHNLDVMHIEKNVFDNVFNTVLNVPGKTKDTAKSRAELNKICDRPGLAQDEETGRYPKALYALDRDLKKILLEWIQKLKFPDGYVSNLSRCVDLNSLKMMGMKSHDCHVFMQRLLPIALRELLPAEVWEPLTELSIFFRELTATSLKKADLQRLELDIPKILCKLERIFPPSFFDSMEHLPVHLPYEAMMAGPVQYRWMYPFERYLRKLKNKVSNKGRVEGSISSGYLLEETAKFASFYFKDGDPMVPCRMQRNEVCEMDVDDDFDRLNIFKPKGRPVGACRNRYLDDAEYVAARSYILLNCPEIEPYREVFEGELYEFNPEITQTEVVVKLEREFAFWFEQYVKDPTVSTNPYILSLAKGPLRSVKTFKGYCVNGFKFNTEEYGEDRVTMNSGVCVKGSLYGPAESDFYGVLTDIIELEYPALPIKRTVLFKCNWFDPTKTVGMLVHPRYNIVDVNHRRRYNKYEPFILAEQSDQVHYLPYPSKKRDKKDWWAVCKIKARSELDMPETTVPAFQDDSAEHPLDVITNDDPTNLVDPNGEADEAALHNPPIVDTEDDYPPSSSDNDDIGAEDDIEIA; from the exons atgAACCCagaccgcagttggatgtatacGAGACATGACAGAGGCTTCCTGCTGCCTGATTTTTTCCCTAATCTTGAAGAGTTCGTGAATTTTGCTGTACAACATCCCGAGTGTATGAGTGGGGAAGAGATAAAATGCCCATGTTCTAGGACAAAATGTAGAAATACAAATTTTCGAGATGTCGAAGTTGTGAAACTACATGTCTTGCAGTCTGGGTTTGTTCcagattactatgtctggatTCACCACGGTGAGGTGAATGTCCCTCCTGTAGTTCAGCAGCCGGCTAATGAATACGATTACTATAATGCGGGAGGGGGAGATTTAAACTATGGccagagaatggttattgatgcTGCTGGTCCCGAAGTTTTTGAGGAAGAGACCCCGAATGACGAAGCTCGGAAGTTTTTTGATATGATGAGTGcggcagaagaagaaatatggcccgGAAATAGCAAACACTCACCCCTGTCCGcatctgttgaaattttggatattaagtGTCGACATCAGGGGTCGATATCTTTGATTGATGACACCTGCCGTTTAATACAAGAACTGCTTCCAGAGAACAACAAAATGCCGAAAAATTTTGCTAATATCAAGAAGCTGGTGAAAGGTCTCGGGTTGCCGGTCGAGGTTATTGATTGCTGTTTCCACAACTGTATGATTTACTGGGGGGCAGACGAGGATTTAACCCACTGTAAAGTTTGCACATTTCCTCGGTGGAAACCTGTAACGAAAAGCAATTCGGCCAAAAGAAGGGCTAACGTTCCGtacaaaaaaatgttttatttccctTTAACTCCGAGGCTGCAAAGATTGTACGCTTCCAAAGCCACAGCTAaacatatgacatggcacgctgaacatgaaatggaagacgagaagatgtgtcatccttctgactctccggcttggaaacggttcagtgagttgcatacagattttgctgacgaaacaagaaatatcaggctAGGCTTATGTACTGacgggtttcaaccatttggtagtTTTGGGAAAAATTATTCTTCCTGGCCAGTTATTGTGACGCCGTATAATCTGCCTCCtggcatgtgcatgaaggatgagtttatgtttcTAACAATACTTGTCCCGGGACCCGGTAATCCAAAAAACCATATGGATATTTTCCTGCAGCCATTAATAGCGGAGTTGAATCAGTTGTGGGAATCTGGAATCCGGACATATGACATTCAAAAACGgcagaattttcaaatgagggcggcgcttatgtggacaattaatgactttcccgcttattcaatgTTGTCCGGTTGGAGCACATCAGGAAGATTGGCATGTCCGCATTGTATGGAAAATACTGAGGCTTTCACGTTGCCCGAGAGTGGAaaacaatcgtggtttgattgccacagaAAGTTTTTACCTACAGGTCACCATTTCCGTCGGAATGTTACCGAATTCCGAAAAGGCAAACAAGTTAGACATCAATTTGGAGGTGTGAGGACTGGAGATGAAGTGTTAGCAGAGGTGGACGGTTTGGGGTTTAAGAGGGCCTATGAGAATGATGCTAAGGCTACGAATGATGAACTATCTAAAGGCCGTGGCTGGAACcgaaaaagtatattttggGATTTACCGTATTGGAGGACAAATGTGATCCGGcataatctcgatgtcatgcatattgagaaaaatgtatttgacaacgTTTTCAATACCGTGCTCAATGTACCTGGTAAGACGAAAGATACGGCAAAATCTCGGGCAGAGTTGAATAAAATTTGTGATCGTCCTGGCCTGGCACAAGATGAGGAAACTGGTAGATATCCAAAGGCtttgtatgctttggacagagatttaaaaaagattttgtTAGAATGGATTCAAAAGTTAAAGTTTCCAGATGGTTACGTGTCCAACTTGTCTAGGTGCGTTGATTTAAACAGTTTAAAGATGATGGGCATGAAAAGTCATGATTGTCATGTCTTCATGCAACGACTTTTGCCAATTGCTCTTCGGGAGCTTCTTCCGGCAGAAGTGTGGGAGCCTTTAACAGAGTTGAGTATATTCTTCAGAGAGTTAACCGCCACATCGCTGAAAAAGGCAGATCTTCAGAGATTAGAGCTTGATATCCCGAAGATACTGTGCAAGTTGGAACGTATATTTCCGCCGAGTTTTTTTGATTCGATGGAACATCTCCCCGTACACCTTCCatacgaagctatgatggcaggacctGTTCAGTATCGTTGGATGTATCCGTTTGAAAG ATACCTgagaaaactcaaaaataaggTTTCGAATAAAGGCAGAGTGGAAGGAAGCATTAGCAGCGGATATCTACTGGAGGAAACAGCAAAATTTGCATCTTTTTATTTCAAGGATGGTGATCCGATGGTACCATGTCGGatgcaaagaaatgaagtttgcGAAATGGACGTTGATGATGATTTCGACagattaaatattttcaaaccaaaagggCGACCTGTAGGTGCTTGTCGGAACAGATATCTGGATGATGCTGAATATGTTGCTGCCCGAAGCTACATCCTTTTGAATTGCCCTGAAATCGAACCTTACAGAGA AGTTTTTGAAGGTGAGTTGTATGAATTCAACCCCGAAATTACACAGACCGAAGTTGTAGTCAAATTGGAGAGGGAATTCGCCTTTTGGTTCGAGCAATAT GTGAAAGACCCAACTGTCAGTACCAATCCCTATATTCTAAGTCTTGCAAAGGGACCGCTTAGATCGGTCAAAACATTCAAGGGGTACTGTGTGAACGGGTTTAAATTCAATACTGAAGAATATGGGGAGGATCGGGTCACAATGAATAGCGGAGTCTGTGTAAAAGGATCACTCTACGGTCCAGCTGAAAGcgacttttatggagtgttgACTGACATtattgagttagagtatccagctctaCCAATAAAGAGGAcggttttatttaaatgtaattggtttGATCCTACAAAAACGGTTGGTATGTTAGTCCATCCTCGGTATAACATAGTGGATGTTAATCACAGAAGGAGATACAACAAATATGAACCTTTCATTTTAGCTGAACAGTCCGACCAAGTACATTACTTACCTTATCCTAGCAAAAAGCGGGACAAGAAAGATTGGTGGGCAGTATGCAAGATAAAAGCTCGCTCTGAGCTAGACATGCCTGAAACAACTGTTCCAGCTTTCCAAGATGATAGTGCAGAACATCCGCTCGATGTCATAACGAATGACGACCCGACGAATTTAGTTGATCCGAATGGCGAGGCGGACGAGGCTGCACTACACAACCCTCCAATAGTAGATACGGAAGATGATTATCCACCATCCTCATCAGACAATGATGACATTGGAGCGGAAGATGATATAGAAATTGCATGA
- the LOC126669661 gene encoding stigma-specific STIG1-like protein 1, whose translation MKLLNIFLILVLVSSLLVLSISALPHEQEEQDEQDEQQEDLDYELTEQSNDDEINEVSSEHEFGRVLYQRKLRKPRRVQCNKYPTICHAKGSPGPHCCKKKCVNVLTDRMNCGACGKKCKYNQICCNGKCVNPSFSRGHCGGCNNRCKNGGFCAFGLCNYA comes from the coding sequence atgaaattaCTAAATATTTTCTTGATTCTTGTTCTTGTTTCATCTCTATTAGTACTTTCTATTTCCGCATTACCACATGAGCAAGAAGAACAAGACGAACAAGACGAACAACAAGAAGATCTCGATTATGAGTTAACCGAACAATCTAATGACGATGAAATAAATGAAGTTAGCTCCGAACATGAATTTGGTCGCGTTCTTTATCAAAGGAAACTCCGAAAACCTCGACGTGTACAATGTAATAAGTATCCTACGATTTGCCATGCCAAGGGCAGTCCAGGGCCTCATTGCTGTAAAAAGAAGTGTGTAAATGTGTTGACTGATCGCATGAACTGTGGAGCTTGTGGGAAGAAATGCAAATACAATCAGATTTGCTGTAATGGCAAATGTGTGAATCCATCTTTCAGTAGAGGGCATTGTGGAGGCTGCAATAATAGGTGCAAAAATGGAGGGTTCTGTGCTTTTGGTCTTTGCAATTATGCATAG
- the LOC126670741 gene encoding stigma-specific STIG1-like protein 1 gives MKLLKIFLILVIFMSLLLVLSISALPHKQEEQDEQQDLSYELTEQSNDDEINEVSSEHQFGRVLYQKKFRKPRRVRCNKYPTICHAKGSPGPHCCKKKCVNVLTDRVNCGACGKKCKYNQICCNGNCVNPSFSRGHCGGCNNRCKNGGFCAFGLCNYA, from the coding sequence ATGAAGTTATTAAAGATTTTCTTGATTCTTGTAATTTTTATGTCTTTATTATTAGTCCTTTCTATTTCTGCATTACCACATAAACAAGAAGAACAAGACGAACAACAAGATCTCAGTTATGAGTTAACCGAACAATCTAATGATGATGAAATAAATGAAGTTAGTTCTGAACATCAATTTGGCCGCGTTCTTTATCAAAAGAAATTCCGAAAACCTCGTCGTGTACGATGTAATAAGTACCCTACAATTTGCCATGCCAAGGGCAGTCCAGGGCCTCATTGCTGTAAAAAAAAGTGTGTAAATGTGTTGACTGATCGCGTTAACTGTGGAGCTTGTGGAAAGAAATGCAAATATAATCAGATTTGCTGTAATGGCAACTGTGTTAATCCATCTTTCAGTAGAGGGCATTGTGGAGGTTGCAATAATAGGTGCAAAAATGGAGGGTTTTGTGCTTTTGGTCTTTGCAATTATGCGTAA
- the LOC130015047 gene encoding stigma-specific STIG1-like protein 1: MKLLNIFLILVLVMALLLSVASLPLEQEKQENQDHDQDQEEDIDNDLAEQSSDEEFSSEHVFGRMLAQKKTKRTRRMRCNKFPRVCHAKGSPGPHCCKKKCVNVLNDRMNCGSCGKKCKYNQSCCNGKCVNPFFSRNHCGGCNNRCNKGQFCAFGLCNYA, translated from the coding sequence aTGAAACTACTAAATATTTTCTTGATTCTTGTTCTTGTAATGGCTCTACTCCTTTCTGTTGCTTCATTACCCCTCGaacaagaaaaacaagaaaatcaAGATCATGATCAAGATCAAGAAGAAGATATCGACAATGACTTGGCCGAACAATCTTCCGATGAAGAATTTAGTTCCGAACATGTTTTTGGTCGCATGCTTGCtcaaaagaaaactaaaagAACTCGTCGTATGAGATGCAACAAGTTCCCTAGGGTTTGCCATGCAAAGGGAAGCCCAGGGCCTCATTGTTGCAAGAAGAAGTGCGTAAATGTGTTGAATGATCGCATGAACTGTGGATCATGTGGTAAGAAATGCAAATACAATCAGAGTTGTTGTAATGGCAAATGTGTTAATCCATTTTTCAGCAGGAATCATTGCGGAGGCTGCAACAATAGGTGTAACAAAGGACAATTTTGTGCTTTTGGACTTTGCAATTATGCTTAG
- the LOC126669660 gene encoding stigma-specific STIG1-like protein 1: MKILNVFLILVLVMALLLSVASLPLEQEQEQDQDNDLTEQSSDEDIDNDLTEQSSDEEFSSEHVSGRILAQKKIKKTRRMRCNKFPRVCHAKGSPGPHCCKKKCVNVLNDRMNCGACGKKCKYNQSCCNGKCVNPFFSRNHCGGCNNKCNKGQFCVFGLCNYAN, encoded by the coding sequence ATGAAGATACTAAATGTTTTCTTGATTCTTGTTCTTGTAATGGCTCTACTTCTTTCTGTTGCTTCATTACCACTCgaacaagaacaagaacaagATCAAGATAACGACTTAACTGAACAATCGTCTGATGAAGATATCGATAACGACTTGACTGAGCAATCTTCGGATGAAGAATTTAGTTCCGAACATGTTTCCGGTCGCATTCTTGctcaaaagaaaattaaaaaaactcgtCGTATGAGATGCAACAAGTTCCCTAGGGTTTGCCATGCAAAGGGAAGCCCAGGGCCTCATTGCTGCAAGAAGAAGTGCGTAAATGTGTTGAATGATCGGATGAACTGTGGAGCATGTGGGAAGAAGTGCAAATACAATCAGAGTTGTTGTAATGGAAAATGTGTTAATCCATTTTTCAGCAGGAATCATTGCGGAGGCTGCAACAATAAGTGTAACAAAGGACAATTTTGTGTTTTTGGACTCTGCAATTATGCTAATTAG
- the LOC126668119 gene encoding uncharacterized protein LOC126668119, with translation MRGSGSSSAGRGRGRDTGQGRGRGRGRGDPEQDPLESSDPGAEQQVLAGRPAPRRAARQPQDQPPATDETGRIRVTPDAGRERLLDSRNDSGSASRAILPIFRSSWFPEGSSWKKLTAEHKDFYFEEFKKGFCWDSTHPEDLIRGVFYRHAANRYKDTLHNMKPDKKEGSVSADTWASWKRDWDTAEAKKKSEVARANRLSEPSGAGTGPVRHTAGSRSATRHKTVMTEELGREPTLAELHVRLHLTKADRTVFVDKRSKDKNDRFQAELAAATQSQAAGEGSSSTPEPIDENELFLSLEAIKKQRVYGIGSASASYIGQSSRLRRGGSSQSQQQAVVSEEIEQRIAREVEERLEQRMRTVEAGFEERVEQRIRTVEAGFDERIRTELARLMTTLPPELRPQFPPPPPPPADDTTSLE, from the exons ATGAGAGGTTCAGGTTCTTCTTCTGCCGGCCGAGGCCGGGGTAGGGACACTGGTCAGGGACGTGGACGTGGACGTGGACGTGGCGACCCAGAGCAGGATCCACTTGAGAGCTCGGATCCAGGGGCTGAGCAGCAGGTGCTGGCGGGTAGACCCGCACCGCGGAGAGCGGCGAGACAGCCGCAGGACCAGCCGCCAGCTACGGACGAGACTGGGAGGATTAGAGTTACACCTGATGCTGGAAG AGAAAGGTTACTAGATAGCAGGAACGACAGCGGGAGCGCATCGAGGGCGATCTTGCCCATTTTCCGATCTAGCTGGTTCCCTGAGGGTTCCTCGTGGAAGAAGCTGACAGCAGAGCATAAGGACTTCTACTTCGAGGAGTTCAAG AAGGGTTTTTGCTGGGACTCCACCCACCCTGAGGACCTGATTAGAGGGGTCTTCTACCGACATGCGGCTAATCGGTACAAAGATACTCTCCACAACATGAAGCCAGATAAAAAAGAGGGCAGTGTCAGTGCTGATACTTGGGCGTCGTGGAAGCGAGACTGGGATACTGCTGAGGCTAAGAAGAAGTCTGAGGTAGCACGAGCTAATCGGCTGAGTGAGCCGTCCGGAGCTGGCACCGGACCGGTTCGACATACCGCAGGATCGAGATCGGCTACGAGGCATAAGACAGTTATG ACTGAGGAGCTCGGTCGAGAGCCAACTTTAGCTGAGTTGCATGTACGGTTGCACCTGACCAAGGCTGATCGGACTGTCTTCGTTGACAAGAGATCAAAGGATAAAAAC GACCGTTTCCAGGCAGAGCTTGCTGCAGCGACCCAGTCTCAGGCGGCTGGAGAAGGGAGTTCGTCGACTCCAGAGCCGATCGACGAGAACGAGCTGTTTTTGTCTCTCGAGGCAATCAAGAAGCAGCGAGTCTACGGTATTGGTTCGGCTTCAGCATCCTACATCGGCCAGAGCAGCCGATTGCGCCGCGGCGGATCATCCCAGTCACAGCAGCAGGCGGTCGTTAGTGAGGAGATCGAGCAGCGCATTGCTAGAGAGGTTGAGGAGCGACTCGAGCAGCGGATgcgtactgtggaggcgggttttgaagagcgggtcgagcagcggatccgtactgtggaggcgggtttcgacgagcggatccgtactgagcTTGCGCGACTGATGACTACACTCCCACCGGAGTTACGACCGCAGTTTCCcccacctccacctccaccgGCTGACGACACTACTAGTTTGGAGTAG